The Stutzerimonas stutzeri genome segment CGGTGCCTGGTATGCCTACAAAGGCAACAAGATCGGTCAGGGCAAGGCCAACGCGGCCAAGTTCCTGGAAGAGAATCCGGAGATCGGCCGCGAGATCGAGCAGCAGATTCGTGACAAGCTGCTGGTGGTGTCGGCAAACACCAAAGCCAACCCGGTCGCTGAAGATCTGGCCGAAGCCGATCTCTAATCAGCATGCCGGTCGTGCTCGATAGTCCCGCCGCGGTGCGGCGGGCGGCCATGGATCTGCTGGCTCGCCGCGAGCATGGTCGCTTCGAGCTGAGCCGTAAGCTGCGTTCGCGCGGCGCTGCAGCGGAAATCATCGATCCCGTGCTGGATCGGCTGGCCGAGGAAGGACTTCTCAGCGAATCACGCTATCTGGAGAGCTTCGTGCGTATGCGCGCCAACGCGGGGTACGGCCCCTTGCGCATTCGTGAGGAGCTGTCCCAGCGAGGCCTGGCCCGCGACGATATCGAGCAGGCGCTGCGTGATAGCGGCTTCGATTGGCGTCAGCAGCTACAGGATGTCTGGCAGCGCAAGTTTGCCGGTGAGCTGCCGAGCGACCAGCGAGAAAAGGCTCGGCAAGCACGCTTTCTCAGCTATCGCGGTTACCCGTTGGACATGATCGGCCGGCTGCTGCGAGGCGGCTCGGTCGATTGATCGGGTGCCTGCGATCCCCTGCTTCAGTGTCTGCCAGGGCCGATCATAGAGTCGGTACGCCGTAGACGCTCCGCTTCGCTATCGCGCCCAGTGCTGGGATTCATTGATGAAATCGGTGAGTTCTCGCAGCCGACCGTGATCGCGTCCATTGAACACGAAGCTCAGCCGCGGCAGTTGCTGCAGCTCCGGCTCGTCCACCGCCAGTTCGCAACAGGCTTGTTGTTCGAACTGGTCTTTCAGGCACAGATCGGCAAAATCGGTGTTGAGCCTTTCCAGCGCCGCATCGGTCAGCCGGTGGTTCATGCGCATGATGAAGCGGTCCTTCAGCCAGCGGCTTGAGTGAAAGTTGCTGTAGAACCTGTCGATCTCCGCGGCGGCGTCTTCGGCGTTGTCCACCAAGCGCATCAGGCGCATGTCGGTGGGCAGGATGTAGCGATTGTCTACGAGCTGGCGCTGCATGAAGCTCAGCGCATCCGCCCAGAACGAGCCGTTGGGCTCATCCAGCAACACGACCGGTACCAGAGGGCTTTTGCCGGTCTGTATGAGGGTGAGTACTTCCAGGGTTTCGTCCAGCGTGCCAAAGCCTCCCGGGCACAGCACCAGCGCGTCGGCTTCTTTGATGAAGAACAGCTTGCGCACGAAGAAGAAGTGGAAGGACAGCAAATGATCGGTGCCATCTACCGTTGAGTTGGCATGCTGCTCGAAGGGCAGGGTGATATTCAGGCCGATGCTATTGTCGGTGCCGGCCCCTTCGTGTGCGGCGGCCATGATGCCGCCCCCGGCGCCGGTGATGACCATCAGGTCGTAGCGTGCCAGCGTTTCGCCAAGTTCGCGCGCCAGGCCATAGAGCGGATGTTCCACTGGCGTACGTGCCGAGCCGAAAACCGTCACCTTGCGGCGCCGTTTGAACTGGTCCAGTCGACTGAAGGCGTGCTCCATCTCCCGCATGGTTTGCAGCAGTATTTTGGCGTCCCAGCGGCTTCGATCCGCCTGGGCCATACGCATGACGGTGACCAACATCTCACGATAGAGCGGCAGGTTCTGACTGGTGGGCGGAACGACCAGCGCTACGAGCTCGTCGAGCTTCTTCGACAGCTCCGTACCGCTGGTGCTGAAGTGCCGCGATAGATAGTCGTCCGGATCGAACGGCATACAACGTCCCCCTTGCTTTGGTTTCTGCGTTACTGCTCGCTGGCCGCTGCGAGGGCCGCCTCACGCTTGCCGGTGCAAACCGGCATTCAAATCAGCTACTACTCCGCAAGGCCTGCCTTGAGCGTAGCAGCCGCGCACCCTCCAGACGATGCGCGGCAAGTGTTTCCTCTCCGGCCGGTTTGGCAGGCGCTTCATACCACTGAACGGTGGCGGTCGTTTATCAGGCGTCAGTCCCCGGTATCAGAGGGCGATGCGGTCGCCAGGTTCCGGAATCCTGGCCGCCCAACCGAGACGCTTATTCAGCGCCTGCTGCAGTGTTTGCATCTTTTCCAGCTCGCCGTGCACGAGGTAGAGCTCCGGTCGCGGCTGGAAGTGGCTTGCCCATTCGATCAGCTGTGATTGCCCCGCATGCGCCGAGAAACCACCGAGGGTATGAACCTGCGCGTTGACGGCGATTCGCTGATGCATCAGCTTGACCGTGGTCGCGCCATCGACGATCGCTCGGCCCAGGGTGCCGCTGGCCTGGAAGCCGGGAATGACCAGGTGACACTCCTTGCGCCAGAGGTTGTGCTTGAAGTGATGAAGTATGCGGCCACCGGTGCACATGCCGCTGCCCGCGATGATGATGGCGCCGCTCTTGAAGCGATTGATCGCCATCGACTCTTCGGGCGTCGGGGTGGTGCGAAAGATCGGCAGCCACTTTTCGATGCTGTTCTTGCCGCCGCTATCTGGAAATCCGGGCGGGATGTCCAGTTGCTCATGAAACAGCGAGTAGATCGCGTTGGCTCCGATGGCCATTGGGCTGTCGAGGAACACCATCTGCTGGGGAACCCGCCCTTGCTGATAGAGAAGGCCGAGGTAATAGATCAGGTCCTGGGTGCGACCGACCGCGAATGACGGCATCAGCACGTTGCCACCGTCACGATGCGCCTGCTGGAGGATTTCGGCGAGCTCCTCGATCGTCGCCTGATGGTCGCGGTGATCGCGATCACCGTAGGTGGACTCCATCAGGACCACGTCAGCTTCGCGCAGCGGGGTGGGGCGATGCATCAGCGGCGAACAGGTGTTGCCGAGGTCGCCGGAGAACACTAGGCGGCGGGTGCGTTCAAAGTCTACGACATCCAGCTGGACGATAGCCGAGCCGAGGATGTGCCCGGCATCGAAGAAGGTCACGGTGACGCCGGGCGCGACTTCGATGGCTTGGTTGTAGCCGTGTGCCTGGCGCTGACCGAGCATGCGCTCGGTATCGACTCGGGTGTAGAGGGGCTTGATCGCCGGCTTACCCAGGCGCGCGCGCCACTTGTTCTCCCACTCGGCGTCCTTTTCCTGGATGTTGGCCGAGTCGAGCAACATCAGCTCGACCAGTTTGCAGGTTGCTTCGGTGGCGTGGATCGGCCCGGTGAAGCCTGCCGCCACCAGCTTGGGCAGCAAGCCGCTGTGGTCGATATGCGCATGGGACAGTACAACCGCGTCGAGGGTTTTGGGGTCGAAGCTGAAACCTGCCCGATTGCCTTCCTCCTCTGCGCGTCGCCCTTGATACATGCCGCAGTCGAGCAGTACGCGTGCCCCGCCATGGGTTTCGAGCAAGTAGCACGAACCGGTGACCTGTCGAGTTGCACCGAGAAAACTGAGCAAAGCCATGAGCACCTTCCTTCTGTACGGATGAGTCCAGCATGCATGCGCAGCCGTTTGTCCATCTTGATGCATATCAGCGATAGCGCCACAGCTGCTGTCTAGACTAATGCCACTCGCCATTCAACGGAGCGCCCTATGACCCAGTTACTGCCCAGTCTTGCCGAACTGGACAATCACGCCGAGACGCAGCCCGAGTTCGCCCGTTGGCGTGCCGGATATGGCCCGTTCGTTCATGCGCCGGAAACCCAGGCCGCGGTCTTCCGCCTGGCGCATCAGCTGGTGCAGGCGGAGCTGCAACCGGATCTGGCCGGCGTCTATCGCCTGCTGCAGGCCATCGATCGGCTGGGTTCGGCAGGGCTCTGGCTGGTCGTGCACATGACCTATGCCCGCCGCGCCCGGCTCGATGGCTCGGCGCTCGCTGCCGAAGATTTCAAGCGTGCACCCGAGGGGCACACCGGAGGTTCGCTGAACATGGTCCCGGCCTATGCCGGCTATCTCGCGCTGAACGCCCTGACTGGCAGTACGCGCGGGTGGTTGATGGGGCAGGGCCATTGCGTGGCGGCGATCGAAGCGTTGAACCTGCTTACCGACAACCAGACTGCCGAGCAGGCACAGGTTTACGGTGACGGAGAAGCAGGAATCAATCGACTCCTGGAGGATTTCTATGGCTATCACCAGGCTGCCGACGGAAGACCGTCCGCGCCACTGGGTAGCCATGTCAACGCGCATACCGGCGGTGGAATGGCCGAGGGCGGCTATCTCGGCTTCGCAGAACTGCAGTACAGCCACTTGCCGTTGCCGGGCGAGACGCTGGTGGCGTTCCTGTCCGACGGCGCCGCTGAGGAGCAGCGTGGCAGTGATTGGATGCCGCGCTGGTGGCGTGCCGAGGACTGCGGCGTGGCGCTTCCGGTCATGATCGCCAACGGACGGCGTATCGAGCAGCGGACCCAGCTCGGCACGCATGAAGGACTCGAGGGGTTCCGCCAGCATCTGAGCCGCTGCGGCTTCGATCCGATCACCTTCGATGGTCGAGATCCGGCGGCCTTCGTCTGTGTGCTGTGGGAAATGGAACAGCGTCATGCTCGCCGTATCGAGGAGAAGCAGCGCGGCATTCTCAGCTATCCGCTGCCGATCCCCTATGGCATTGCCGAGACGGTCAAGGGCTTCGGCTTCTACGGCGCGGGCAGCAATGCCGCACACAACCTGCCCTTGCCCGGGAATCCGCGTATCGACGAGGCTTCACGTGAGCTGTTCAACACCCACGCCAGTGCGCTGTTCGTGCCCCGGGAGGCGCTCGACGCGGCCCGCGCGCTGTTGCGAGAGACTCGTCGCGGACGCCCGGCGGAGCGTGACAATCCACTGGCGGCGCGGCGTCCCGCGGAGCCGGTCGTCCCGGCCCTCAAGTATCGGGACGAGGCCTGCTCGCCGATGACGGCGGTGGATGAGTTTTTCACCGAGCTGACCCGGGCCAACCCGCCACTGCGCCCACGAGTAGGCAATCCTGACGAGCTGGCGAGCAACCGTCTTGGTGGTGTGCTCGCAGCGCTCAAGCACCGTGTGGTCGAGCCGGAAAGCCAGCTCGAAGCGGTAGACGGCAAGATCATCACAGCCCTGAACGAAGAAGCGGTGGTCTCGGCATGCCTGGCCAATCAGGCTGGATTGAATCTGGTCGCCAGCTACGAAGCCTTCTGCTTGAAGATGCTCGGCGCCATCCGTCAGACACTCATCTTCGCGCGCCAACAGAAAGAGGTCGGGCGTCCAGCTGGCTGGCTCGGCTGGCCGGTCATTGCCACCTCACACACCTGGGAGAACGGCAAGAACCAGCAGTCGCATCAGGACACCAGCTTCTGCGAAGCATTGCTGGGCGAGATGAACGACATGGTCAGGGTGCTGTTTCCCGCCGACCATAACAGCGCGTTGGCGCTGCTGCCCGCGATCTATCGAGCGCGCGGCACCTTGGCGTGCATGGTCATGCCCAAGCGTGAGCGCCCTGCGGTATTCACTCAGGACCAGGCCGAGCAATTGGCTCGGGACGGGGCGATCGTCGTTGAGGAGCGCCTCGGCAACGATGCCGTTCTACTGATCGCCAACGGCAGCTATCAGTTGACCGAGATGCAGCGTGCGGCGGTGCGCTTGAAGGAAGCGGGCCTGGCCTATCGGCTGGTCTATCTGCAAGAACCAGGGCGTTTTCGGGCGCCGCGTGACCGTTGGGAGATCGATGCGCTCGCCGCCGATGGCGTGGCGGAGCGGCTGTTCCCGGAACGGATGGAGTTGCGCGTGTTGCTGACCCACATGCGGCCCGAGGTGGCCCGTGGACATCTCTGGCCCATCCTGCCGGACGCACGGCGCAACTCGGTGCTGGGTTATCGCAACCGTGGCGGCACGCTGGACGTAGAGGGCATGCAGTTCGCCAACCGTGCATCCTGGGCAAACGTCTTGGCGGCCTGTGCTCGCCTGCTCGATGTGCCGCGTACCGCGCTGCTCAAGCCGGACGAAGCCGCCGCGGTGGCCGGTAAGGGTGATCCGCGGGTGTTGCGCTAGGGCCGACTGTCAGGGGCAGCCGCGACGCTGCCCCGGTTTGACGGGTTTCAGCAATCGCTGGCGCGGTACCGCTCGGTGGTGATCGGCTTCTTGCTCTGGTACTCGCTGAACTCGAAGCGCAGCACCGCACCCTGACTCATGAGCTGGCGCAGACCATCATTGTTGCAGACGCTTGCCGCCAGCTGCGTGCGGACCTGCTTGGGGTTGTCGCGCATTTGCGCGGCATGGCGGGGTTGTACGCTCAGGTGATTGACCAGCTCGTTGCCGTCGACGCTGTAGCCTTCGTCGAGCAGGTCAGAGTTGATCGCGCGCGGTGTGCCTACGCTACTTTCGCGGGCAACCTTCTCCAGCAGAGGGCCGAGTGTCGAATCCTGCGCCGAAGCGGCGTGAGCAAACGGCAGGGCGAGGCAGAGCGTGAACACTTTAGTAAGACGGTGCATGGTGATCTCCTGATGACTGCCGTCGTTCGACCGGTGCTCGTCGGGACGGTTCAGCAGCGCTCGATTGCACGGGGGCTGGTAGACTGCCGCCCCGCCCGAATTCGATCGAAGCATCCCCATGCCACATGCCGTAGCCCGCTTGCGTGACGAGCGCCTGGCCCGCAGTGCCAAACCCTTTGTCGCCAGAGGCTCGCGCACGCCCCGTTGTGCACGCTGCCGTGTCCCTCGCAGCCACTGCCTGTGCGAATGGCGGCCGCTGGTAACGGCACACAGTGCGGTCTGCCTGATCATGCACGACATCGAGCCACTGAAGCCGAGCAACACCGGTTGGCTGATCGCGGACATCGTCGACGACACGCATGCATTTACCTGGCAGCGGACTGGCGTCGAGCCGGCGTTGCTGGAATTGCTTGCCGACCCCCGCTATCAGCCGGTGGTGGTGTTTCCGGGCGAATACGCCGAACCCGAGCGGGTGGTCGCTGAGGTGAAGCCTCCGGTGGGCAAGCGGCCGCTATTCATCCTGCTCGATGCGACCTGGACCGAGGCGCGAAAGATGTTTCGCAAGAGTCCCTACCTGAATCGCTTACCGGTCCTCAGCCTGCAGGCCGAGGTGCTGTCGCGGTATCGCCTGCGCCGCTCGACTCGCAGCGAGCACCTGTGTACTGCGGAAGTGGCGGCGCTGTGCCTCGCCATGGCCGGTGATACGCCGGCCGCCGAGGCGCTGGATACCTGGCTGGACGCGTTCACCGACCATTATCTGGCCGCCAAGCACCACCGTAGTCCTGATCTGGGCGATGCCACCCACCGGGCGCTGGCGGCGCTGCGTCGGCCGTCGTAGGGCTTAGGGTCAATGCCGGGCGGTTTGCGGAATCTCGGTATCGGCCACCACCGGCGACACCTTGCGCGGCCAGAGCTGTGCGGCGAGCATGCCGATGAACATCAGTGCGCAGCCGGCATAGCCTCGCAAGCTGAGATTCTCATCCAGAAACAGCGCGCCAGCGATGGCCGCGAACACCGCCTCGAGCGAGAGAATGATGGCCGCGTGGGAAGCGATGGCGTGTTTCTGGGCCACCACCTGCAACGTGTAACCCACGCCCACCGCGAACAGGCCGCCATAGATCAGTGCCGGGGCTGCCAAGCGGATGCCCTCCAGGCTGAACTCTTCGAAGAACACGCCTAGCGCCAGGCTGACAACCGCGCAGGTGACGAATTGCAAAAAGGCCAGGCGGATTGCGTCGTGCCGACCGACGAAGAAACTCACCAGCAACACATGCACACCCCACACGAACGCACCGGCCAGCTGTATCCAATCTCCAGAGGCGACCTGAAAGTTCTCGTCGATGCTGAGCATCGCCATGCCGGCCACCGCCAGGATTGCGCCGAGCCAGGTGCCCATACCGGTCCTCTGGCCGATAACCAGCCCTAGCAGCGGCACGACGATCACGTACAGGCCGGTAATGAAGCCCGAATTGGTGACGCTGGTGAACAGCAGGCCGACCTGCTGCAGATTGATGCCCAGCGTCAGCGCCAGCCCCATGCAAACGCCACCGAGCAACAAGCCTCGTTGCAGGAAGGGCTCGTGCTTGGCTGCTCCCCGGCCCTGATAGATCAACAGCGGCAGCAGCACCAGTGCACCCAAGGCGAAGCGCAAGCCGGTGAACAGCAGCGGGCCGATGTTATCCATGCCGACGCGCTGTGCGACAAAAGCGCTTCCCCAGATCATGGCCGTAATAAGCATCAGGAAATCGGCGCGAAGGGCTTGGTTACGCATGTTCTGGCTCGTCAGGTAAAGCCTCGAACTCTGCCTCAAACCGATGCGCTTGGCCACTGCGTCAACGCCCTGTAAGCGCGGGTAACGATTAAATGTTCGGCGATGATCGAATTTCCGGTGGTGGCGCGATATCATCACACCGGTCAATCCCCGAGCAAATTCCGGGTTCATGCCGGCCCGGTGCCGACCTGCGCGCCGGTCCGGTGAAAGCGCCAATAACAAAACTATAGGTCTGCCATGGCTGCTTACGAAATCCTTATCGCCGACGATCACCCGCTGTTTCGTAGTGCCCTTCAGCAAGCGCTGACGCTTGGCTTGGGCGACGACGTGAGGTTGTCCGAAGCGGCCAGCATCGCTGACTTGGAAGCTCAGCTGACCCGTACCTCGGCGTGGGATCTGGTACTGCTGGATCTGAACATGCCGGGTGCTTATGGTTTTTCCGGACTGGTCTTGCTGCGTGGTCAGTATCCCCAACTGCCCGTGGTGATGATTTCTGCTCAGGAGGATGCGGCGGTTGTGGCGCGCTCCCGGGAGTTCGGCGCCAGCGGTTTCATCCCCAAGTCCAGCTCGCTGGAAGTCATTCAGCAGGCCGTGCGTGTCGTGCTCGATGGTGACGTGTGGTGGCCGAGCAATATCCAGGACGTCGCTTACGTAAGCCCCGAAGCCAAGGCGGCCAGTGAAGGGCTTGCCAGTCTCACGCCGCAACAGTTCCGGGTGCTGACGATGGTTTGCGACGGCTTGCTGAACAAGCAGATCGCCTACGAGCTGAACGTCTCCGAGGCGACCATCAAGGCCCACGTCACAGCAATCTTCCGCAAATTGGGCGTCCGCACGCGGACCCAGGCGGCGCTGCTGCTCCAGCAGATGGGCTCGATCCCCAGCAGCTGATAGCGGTCGCCGCGGCAGGATGGCCTGGCCGTCCGCTTGCACCGATCAGGCGATGGTGGGCAGCACGATCTCGTCGCTGCGACGGATCCCGGCGGTCAGTGCCCGGCATTGCTCGATGAATTCGCGCATCGCTGCGGTCTGATACTTCTGCGAATGCCAGATGAAATAAAACTGCCGGGTCAGGTCCAGTTCGGGGGTTTCCACCGCAACCAGGCTGCGTCGGCGGAACGCATCGCGCAATGCCAGGCGCGAAATGCAACCAATCCCCAGTCCTGATTCGACAGCTCGCTTGATGGCCTCGGTATGCTCCAGTTCGAGCCGGATATTGAGCTTGGCGGGATGATGACGCATGGCGTGATCGAACGTCAGGCGCGTCCCGGAGCCCTGCTCACGAAGTATCCAGGCTTCTCGCGAGAGCTCCTCCAGGCTCACCTGGCGACGTTGCGCCAATGCATGTTGCGGGGCGCAGAACACCACCAGTTCATCCTCGACCCAAGGCAGTACCTCGATATCGGGATGCTGGCAGTCGCCTTCGATCAGACCCAGATCAAGTTCGTGCTGCGCGATCTGCTGGACAATATGCGCGGTGTTCTGCACGTGCAGCTTCACCCGGCAGTCAGGATGGCGCTGCATGAAGCTCCCGATCAGCAGGGTGGCCAGGTAATTGCCGACGGTCAGCGTCGCGCCGACATCAAGGGAGCCGAAGCCGGTCTTGCCCGCGAGCAAATCTTCGATGGCCTTGGCCTGGTCGAGCAGGCTGACCGCTTGCGGTAGCAGTTGGCGGCCCAGCGCGTTCAACCATAGCCGTTTGCCGGCGCGGTCGAACAACAGACATCCCGATTGGCGCTCCAACTCGGCCAACGATGTACTGGTCGCCGATTGGGACAACGCCAGGCTCTGCGCGGCGCGAGACACGCTTTCCTGGCGAGCAACGGAGACGAACACTTCCAACTGACGCAGCGTAAAATGCATATCTATATAACCGATAAGCTATATCGTTAATATTCGTTTAGCGAATATTAACGAGGCCGGTAAACTGTCGCAAATGTCCAGCGCCCACCTGCGCGCGAGAAGGGGAATTTCTAGATGAGCAACCTGAACGTCGAGCGAGTCCTCAGTGTTCACCACTGGAATGACACGTTGTTCAGCTTCAAGACCACCCGTAATCCGGGGTTGCGCTTTGAAAACGGCCAGTTCGTGATGATCGGCCTCGAAGTCGAAGGCCGGCCGCTGATGCGCGCGTACAGTATCGCCAGCCCCAATTACGAAGAGCACCTGGAGTTCTTCAGCATCAAGGTGCCTGATGGCCCGTTGACCTCGCGTTTGCAGCATCTCAAGGAAGGCGACTCGCTGATGATCAGTCGCAAGCCGACCGGCACTCTGGTGCTGGGCGACCTCCTGCCGGGCAAGCATCTTTACCTGCTAAGTACCGGCACCGGTCTGGCGCCGTTCATGAGCGTGATTCAGGACCCTGAAACCTACGAGCGGTTCGAGAAGGTCGTGCTGGTCCATGGCGTGCGTTATGTCAACGAGGTGGCTTATCGGGAGTTCATCACCGGGCACCTTCCGCAGAATGAATTCTTCGGCGAGGCTTTGAAGGAAAAGCTGATTTACTACCCGACGGTCACCCGCGAACCTTTCGAAAACCAGGGCCGGCTGACCGACCTGATGCGTAGTGGCAAGCTGTTCAGCGATATCGGCCTACCGCCGATCAATCCAGAAGATGATCGCGCGATGATCTGCGGCAGTCCGAGCATGCTGGCCGAGACCAGCGAGGTGCTGGACAGTTTCGGTCTCAAGGCTTCGCCGCGTATGGGCGATCCCGGGCATTATCTGATCGAGCGCGCCTTCGTCGAGAAGTAACCGCTCGCGACAAACAAAGGCCGGCCGGCGCGATGCGCTTGCCGGCCTTTTTCGTTTAGAGATAGGCGGCGCAACATTTCTTGAATTTCTGGCCACTTCCGCATGGGCAGGGATCGTTACGGCCGGACTTCAGTGGCACGGTCGGATCGATGAAATACCATCGTCCGTCGTGCTGCACGAAGGCCGATCGCTCATGCTGGGCATGCTCGCCGTCCTGGTCGTGCCAGCGTGCGGTGAAGCTGACCCGTGCATGCTCGGGCTGGCCGCCGAGTAGCTCGCTGTCTTCGACCTCGAGGCCCAGCCACACGCTGCTGGCGCTCCACGCCTGCATGGCTTGCAGGTCAAGCGATGCTTGTTGGATGGGCAAGGTCGTGGCTTTGAGATAGTCGATCAGGCCAAGTACATAGGCACTGTAGCGGGACCGCATCAACTGTTCCGCGCTTGGTGCTGGTAGCCCCTGGTGGTAGCGCCCGCAGCATTCGCCCAGTGGATCGCCGCTGCCGCATGGGCAACTTGCCTCGTGTCGAGGGGCCTGTGAGGTCATAGGTTCACCACCAGAATTTGCCGAACATTTGCGGATTCGCCCAATACTTCGCATTAAGCCAATCCGGAACCTGCTTATAGGCAAGCAGGTCGTAGGTGAAGAGGGTCAAGGTCTGTCCATCACGCTCGAAGCGGGCGCTGATCTGCAGTGCCAGGGCGAAGAAGTCGGTGGCTTGCCAGTCGCATGCCGCCAGATCGACCAGCACCGCGATACGGTTGGCGTTGAGGTTGCGAATACCGCCGAGCAATTGCAGCCCTTCACGTTTCGGCATGTGCTCCAGGCAATCGGCGATAAGTGCCAGGTCATATCGACGGCCGGCCAGTTCTTCGGACAGCGGCCCGGTCGGTGCGCGTTCGACGTGGCAGGTTTCGTGGCTACGGCTGAACGCGTGCACGGCGGGCATATCGCTGGAGCCTACATGCAGCAGGCGCGCGGGAGCGTCGTGCTCGAGCAAGGCGGCCAGCGCTTGCTGTGGGGTTTGGGCGGAGCAGGATGCAGCCAAGCCGAGGTCCTCAAGGTAAAGGGTGCAGGTCGCATGGCAGCAACTTGCGCAGCAGTCGAGGTTAAAGACTAGCGCGGCGGCGCGTGCCGTCCTAGTCTCGTTACAACTGGAGTCGCTCATGCCGTCCGCATAGCGCTCTGGCCGATCCCAAACTAGGAGGTTCAACCAATGAGTAGCTTACGGACAGCAGTACCCGTGATTTTTATGACCACCGTCCTGGCTGGCTGTGCAGGGGTGCAGAAGCAGGATTGGCCCACCTGTGCGGCCGCAGGGGGCGTCACCGGTGCGGCGCTGGGCGCCATAGAGAGCAGTACCTATGCCGGATACGGGGCGTTGATCGGCGGTGGTATGGCCGCGGCGTATTGCTGGGCCAACGGTACGGAGCAGGAAACCGTCGCTGTGACGGAAACGGTCGAGCCGATGCCGACTGCCGAGCCCGAACCGGAGCCAATGGCCGAGCCTGTCCGTGTCGAGCTGGACGTCAAGTTTGACTTCGATCGCGCGGAAGTGAAGCAGGACAGCATGGCCGACATCAAGGACCTGGCGGACTTCATGAAGCAATACGGTCAGACCTCGACGGTCGTTGAAGGCCACACTGACTCGGTGGGGACCGACGCCTATAACCAGCGTCTGTCCGAGCGTCGTGCCAATGCCGTGCGTGATGTGCTGGTCAATCAGTTCGGTCTTGAGGCAAGCCGCGTCGACTCGGTTGGCTACGGTGAGTCCCGTCCGGTTGCGGATAACTCCACGGCTGAAGGCCGCGCCATCAACCGTCGTGTAGAGGCCGAGGTCGAAGCGCGTCCCTGATGGGATGCTGATAAAGAAAGCCGGGCCTTTAGCCCGGCTTTTTGTTGCACTGCCGATTCGCCAGGTCAGAACAACGGGCGAGCACTGGCCAGCGCCACGACCAACAGCCCGAGCAGCAGATTGATACCCACCAGTCGACGGATTTTCCCTAGAGCGGCGCCGCCTTCCGGCCAGTTTTGCGCGGCAATCGCGCGCTTGAGTTCAGGCAGCTGCAGCAGCTGGATACGCAGGAAAAGCGCCAGCATCACCAGAAAAATACCAGCCATGATGTGCACGTAGCGGGGCGCAGCCGCGAGCCCGTCAAAGCGCATGTGCCACATGCCGATACCGCTGATCGGCAAGACCAGCAGCGCAACCCAGACCCACTGGAAGAAGCGGCGAAACACTTCGGCCCACAATTTCAACCGCTCGGGTGCTTGTAGCTCGGAGACAGCGGCGGGGCGC includes the following:
- a CDS encoding xylulose 5-phosphate 3-epimerase yields the protein MTQLLPSLAELDNHAETQPEFARWRAGYGPFVHAPETQAAVFRLAHQLVQAELQPDLAGVYRLLQAIDRLGSAGLWLVVHMTYARRARLDGSALAAEDFKRAPEGHTGGSLNMVPAYAGYLALNALTGSTRGWLMGQGHCVAAIEALNLLTDNQTAEQAQVYGDGEAGINRLLEDFYGYHQAADGRPSAPLGSHVNAHTGGGMAEGGYLGFAELQYSHLPLPGETLVAFLSDGAAEEQRGSDWMPRWWRAEDCGVALPVMIANGRRIEQRTQLGTHEGLEGFRQHLSRCGFDPITFDGRDPAAFVCVLWEMEQRHARRIEEKQRGILSYPLPIPYGIAETVKGFGFYGAGSNAAHNLPLPGNPRIDEASRELFNTHASALFVPREALDAARALLRETRRGRPAERDNPLAARRPAEPVVPALKYRDEACSPMTAVDEFFTELTRANPPLRPRVGNPDELASNRLGGVLAALKHRVVEPESQLEAVDGKIITALNEEAVVSACLANQAGLNLVASYEAFCLKMLGAIRQTLIFARQQKEVGRPAGWLGWPVIATSHTWENGKNQQSHQDTSFCEALLGEMNDMVRVLFPADHNSALALLPAIYRARGTLACMVMPKRERPAVFTQDQAEQLARDGAIVVEERLGNDAVLLIANGSYQLTEMQRAAVRLKEAGLAYRLVYLQEPGRFRAPRDRWEIDALAADGVAERLFPERMELRVLLTHMRPEVARGHLWPILPDARRNSVLGYRNRGGTLDVEGMQFANRASWANVLAACARLLDVPRTALLKPDEAAAVAGKGDPRVLR
- a CDS encoding MBL fold metallo-hydrolase RNA specificity domain-containing protein, with amino-acid sequence MALLSFLGATRQVTGSCYLLETHGGARVLLDCGMYQGRRAEEEGNRAGFSFDPKTLDAVVLSHAHIDHSGLLPKLVAAGFTGPIHATEATCKLVELMLLDSANIQEKDAEWENKWRARLGKPAIKPLYTRVDTERMLGQRQAHGYNQAIEVAPGVTVTFFDAGHILGSAIVQLDVVDFERTRRLVFSGDLGNTCSPLMHRPTPLREADVVLMESTYGDRDHRDHQATIEELAEILQQAHRDGGNVLMPSFAVGRTQDLIYYLGLLYQQGRVPQQMVFLDSPMAIGANAIYSLFHEQLDIPPGFPDSGGKNSIEKWLPIFRTTPTPEESMAINRFKSGAIIIAGSGMCTGGRILHHFKHNLWRKECHLVIPGFQASGTLGRAIVDGATTVKLMHQRIAVNAQVHTLGGFSAHAGQSQLIEWASHFQPRPELYLVHGELEKMQTLQQALNKRLGWAARIPEPGDRIAL
- a CDS encoding tRNA-uridine aminocarboxypropyltransferase; this encodes MPHAVARLRDERLARSAKPFVARGSRTPRCARCRVPRSHCLCEWRPLVTAHSAVCLIMHDIEPLKPSNTGWLIADIVDDTHAFTWQRTGVEPALLELLADPRYQPVVVFPGEYAEPERVVAEVKPPVGKRPLFILLDATWTEARKMFRKSPYLNRLPVLSLQAEVLSRYRLRRSTRSEHLCTAEVAALCLAMAGDTPAAEALDTWLDAFTDHYLAAKHHRSPDLGDATHRALAALRRPS
- the recX gene encoding recombination regulator RecX encodes the protein MPVVLDSPAAVRRAAMDLLARREHGRFELSRKLRSRGAAAEIIDPVLDRLAEEGLLSESRYLESFVRMRANAGYGPLRIREELSQRGLARDDIEQALRDSGFDWRQQLQDVWQRKFAGELPSDQREKARQARFLSYRGYPLDMIGRLLRGGSVD
- a CDS encoding PA3611 family quorum-sensing-regulated virulence factor, with product MHRLTKVFTLCLALPFAHAASAQDSTLGPLLEKVARESSVGTPRAINSDLLDEGYSVDGNELVNHLSVQPRHAAQMRDNPKQVRTQLAASVCNNDGLRQLMSQGAVLRFEFSEYQSKKPITTERYRASDC
- a CDS encoding TIGR00730 family Rossman fold protein, whose translation is MPFDPDDYLSRHFSTSGTELSKKLDELVALVVPPTSQNLPLYREMLVTVMRMAQADRSRWDAKILLQTMREMEHAFSRLDQFKRRRKVTVFGSARTPVEHPLYGLARELGETLARYDLMVITGAGGGIMAAAHEGAGTDNSIGLNITLPFEQHANSTVDGTDHLLSFHFFFVRKLFFIKEADALVLCPGGFGTLDETLEVLTLIQTGKSPLVPVVLLDEPNGSFWADALSFMQRQLVDNRYILPTDMRLMRLVDNAEDAAAEIDRFYSNFHSSRWLKDRFIMRMNHRLTDAALERLNTDFADLCLKDQFEQQACCELAVDEPELQQLPRLSFVFNGRDHGRLRELTDFINESQHWAR